The DNA sequence TTTTGTTAAGAACTGCTATTACAGGCTTGTCCATCTTTTTGAGCTTCTGTACAAACTCATCATCTTCCCATTTATCATCCAAGTCTATCATATATACAAATACATCAGCATCGGCAAAACTTTCGTTTACAAAACCCATCATTTTTTCGTGGAGTTTATGAGCAGGTTTTAAAGTACCTGGTGTATCAGAAAAAACAATTTGATAATCGTCGCCACTTAATATACCTTGTATACGGTGACGTGTAGTTTGTGCTTTGTGCGTAACAATAGACAAACGCTCGCCCAACAAGGCATTGAGCAACGTAGATTTGCCAGCATTCGGTCGTCCTATAATACTTACAAAACCGGAGTGGGCTAATATTTTATTTGGATCCATAGTGTGAGTTTTTTGGTAGAAATATGATATATAATAAATCGAATAAAACTATTCGAAGTTGAAGTTGGTTATAAAGTTATTTGAAGAAATTAGCAGCGGATGCATATATGTATCATGTTCGATATATGGAATTTCTTTGCGGAAAGTATGATATATATGTTCTAGTTTTTCGGAAGTTTTTTTTGGCCTGCGAAACTCGAATGCTTGTGCTGCAGTCATCAATTCTATAGCTAGTATTTGTTGTAAATTATTCACTACTTCATATGCTTGCACGGCAGCATTGGCACCCATGCTCACATGGTCTTCTTGGCCGTTACTACTAACGATGCTATCAGCACTTGCGGGTGTACAAAGTTGTTTGTTTTTGCTTACAATACTTGCCGCAGTATATTGTGGTATCATAAATCCAGAATTCACTCCAGCCTTGGGAGCCAAGAATGACGGCAATCCGCGTTGACCCGACACCAATTGATAGGTTCTTCGTTCTGAAATATTTCCCAATTCATGCAATGCGATTTTTAAATAATCTAATGCCAAGGCTAAAGGCTGCCCGTGAAAATTGCCACCTGATATAATACGATCCTCATCCGCAAAAATATTCGGATTATCACTCACCGCATTTACTTCTGTTTCAAACACAGAAAGTACATGTGCAACTGCTCCGCGTGTGGCTCCATGCACTTGCGGAATGCAACGGAATGAATATGGATCTTGCACTTGAGTTTTAGTTTCCGCCGCAAAAGGACTTCCTTCAATCCATTTCAAAAATTGTTTTGCTTCATGCATCTGCCCATTATGCGGGCGTATAGCATGCACCAACGAATCGAATGCATCGTAGCGGCAGGCAAAAGCTTCAGCACTCAATGCGGAAATTGCTGTGGCGGCTTCTATAAGTTTAGCAGCTTTTAATAATATAATAGTTCCATAGCCACTCATAAACTGCGTCCCGTTTATCAATGCCAAGCCTTCCTTGGGGCCTAGTATTATAGGTTTATATAATTCATTTGTTGATTGCACTTTTCCGTTTTGCTCCACTTCTCCTTCGCCCAATAATGGCAAACACAAATGTGCCAAGGGAGCTAAATCGCCTGATGCACCAAGACTTCCCTGCTCATACACGACGGGATATATATATTGATTGAAAAAATCTAATAAACGTTGAACGGTTTCTTTTTGAACGCCAGAATATCCTTTGCTCAATCCCAAAACTTTTAATAATAGCATAGCCCGCACCACCTCATTGGGAACTCTATCGCCCGTGCCGCAAGCATGAGAGCGAAGTAAATTAATTTGCAGTTGTTCTAATTCATTGCTATCAATTACCGTATCGCACAAAGAACCAAAACCTGTATTGATGCCATAAAACACCGCCCCGGGCTTGGCGATTTTTTGTTTCAGAAACTGATGACAATGCTCGATTGCTTGAATCATATCGCTACCGAGCTCATGCGGTTCAGTAGCAGCAAGCAGTTTGCCTAATTCTTCAATGGTATAATGTTTTTGATTTGACAGTGTAGCCATGTTGCAAAGTTGCGTTAAAAAAAGGATATTGTATTCACAAATCGGAGGTTACCAATAAACTAGGCTGCCCGTGGTTTGCGTCCCCACAAACCACTCACGATAGCATTTTAATTCAACCGAAACCCAATTACAGAAACTTCTTTTGTATCTTTCACAAAAGTCAACATTACTCCCATACCTTTCCCATTGGGATCGGTAACACACATTATATTAGCGACGCAATCAAGTTTGAGGGATGTATTGGTATTGATATCTTGAGCGGTAGTTTTTTTTGTTATATGATACTTATCCAAAATCAGAGTTCCAATATATATATTCTTCGAAACTTTTCTGTCGCCATCAAAATTATAAGTAATGGCAAAGGAGGTTAAAGTTCTCACTGTTGTATCTCTTCCTATTTCAAATGAAAATCCCAATTTATCATAGACAAATACACGTTCTTTGCCTACAAGCTTTTCAATTCTGTCAGGCTTCCCCAGCATTTTTTTTACCTGTTCGATTGTTGTAGTGGACAATATAATATGTTTCCCAATAGTTATTTTTTTTGTGGAAGAATTAACTGTAATTGTATCTTTTTGTTGGGCAAACAAATTAAAAGAGAATAAAATCGAACTCAGAATTATATATATATGTTTCATGGTAAATTAAAAAAATGTCCTATTTAATTCATATAGAGATAAGCTATATTATGGTAACCTACATATCAATATCTATTGGGAGCCCCACTCTCATAAAATATCTAGCAAATGCTTGAGACAAATGCTCCCTATACGGTGGTAAAATCCTAATTCTATATTCTATATCTTTTAAATGGTTTTTGAGGAATCCAAAATCTACTCCATAAACATTTAGAAAATCTACTACAATATAGTCAATAAGATTATAGTTTTCTTCCTTTTGTAGTATATGATACCCAGGGAAATTCCCTTTTTTTAAATTATCAATTACTTTACTTACCCCCTTACCCCCATTTTTACTGA is a window from the Bacteroidota bacterium genome containing:
- the hutH gene encoding histidine ammonia-lyase, whose amino-acid sequence is MATLSNQKHYTIEELGKLLAATEPHELGSDMIQAIEHCHQFLKQKIAKPGAVFYGINTGFGSLCDTVIDSNELEQLQINLLRSHACGTGDRVPNEVVRAMLLLKVLGLSKGYSGVQKETVQRLLDFFNQYIYPVVYEQGSLGASGDLAPLAHLCLPLLGEGEVEQNGKVQSTNELYKPIILGPKEGLALINGTQFMSGYGTIILLKAAKLIEAATAISALSAEAFACRYDAFDSLVHAIRPHNGQMHEAKQFLKWIEGSPFAAETKTQVQDPYSFRCIPQVHGATRGAVAHVLSVFETEVNAVSDNPNIFADEDRIISGGNFHGQPLALALDYLKIALHELGNISERRTYQLVSGQRGLPSFLAPKAGVNSGFMIPQYTAASIVSKNKQLCTPASADSIVSSNGQEDHVSMGANAAVQAYEVVNNLQQILAIELMTAAQAFEFRRPKKTSEKLEHIYHTFRKEIPYIEHDTYMHPLLISSNNFITNFNFE